The Deinococcus arcticus sequence GTCACAGAAGACATGGTGGAATGTCGGGTGGAGCGCCCACCGACCGAAGCGGCCCAGGCGCTTGTGCTCGCCACCGAGCAGTTTGCGTACTGCCCTGACCTCGTTCATCAAGGCTGTGGGAGCGTGACTGAACTGGCGGGAGGGTTACTGCGCAGTCCCACATGGTCGTTCTGGTGGGATTGAGAGCGTTCACCTTCTTCGTGTCGCCCTTAAGCGCCGTCTGCCGAGTTGTGACTGGTCTTCAGGTGTACCGGTTGTCCCGTTCAAGCTCTTGGCTCCAGGTCCGTTCATGGTGGCTATAGACGGTGGGACTCAACAGATTTTTTGCCGTCTCTCTTCCTCAGGCCGCGGGCGAGTCACTTTCGACTCGCCCGCTCTCCTGAAAGCGCTCCTGCTGAAGGACGTTGCACCTCACGGTGCGACTTTTCAGGAGGGTACCGAAAAGTCTCCACGCCCGGTGCAACGTCCTTTTTTCGAGACTCGCTCTGCTCGGTTGGTCCGGGGCTTGGCAGTGACCTGCTTAGAAGCTGCTGCTGCCGCCCACGCGCACGCCCTGGTAATAGGCGTAAGCCGCGCTGTAACACGCCGGGCGCGCGTACCAGCTCTTGGCGGCGCAGATGGCCTTCATGTTCGTGTGGAACACCTCGTCGCTGGTTTTGCGGTTGGCGTCGGTGCGCTGATACACCTTCAGGTTGCGGTAGGCGAAGTCATGCACGTTGCACGCGGGGCGGAAGTCCTCGCGGTAGCCCAGGCCTAGGCCGTCGGGCGCGCTGCAGCCGTCGCGGCCCCAGTCCAGGCCGGTGTAGGGCGCCGCTGTGCCGGCGTAGGCGCTGTACTGGCTGTTGTAGTTGCTCACGGTGCCCCAGCCCACGCGCTTGATGTACGCGAGGCGGTCACTGGCGTAGTCCAGCCCGGTGAGCGCCGGCACCTGCGGCAGGGTCAGGGCGGTGGGGCGCTCGCCGTACGCTTCCTGCAGCGCGGTGAGCAGGCCCGGGTCGTTGCCGTAGCGCGCCAGGATGGCCTGACTTTCCGCGTCCTGCAGTTCAGGGCGGGCCGCGTAGGCACTCACCGCGCTGTCGGCGGCGCCCTGCGCGGTGGGGGTGGTCTGGCCGCAAGCGGCAAGCAAGGCAGAGAGGAAGACGGCGGGAACCAGGGTTCTACGCATAACGGACTCCTTGTCAAGCAGCGGTGGGTTGTGGTGCGTCTTTCATTCTAAGAACAACTGTCAGCAGAATGTCTAGAACCCGAGTCTAAAAATTCACAGTTCGCTCAGGGCCTGCGCCGGTTCCCGCGCGCCTCCCTGTGGCCGCATCGGCGGGGATCGCGCACGCGGCGGGTATCATGGCGCGTGATGACCGTGCCGCCCCTGTCTGTCCCCGCCGCGCCCGACACCACCCGCGCCCGCATTCAGCAGGAAGCCGCGCGGCTGTTTGTCCAGAGCGGCTACCACGGGGTCAGCATGCGCGAGGTGGCCGAGGCGGTGGGCGTGACCAAACCGGCGCTGTACCACCACTACGCCGATAAGGAAGCGCTGTTTCTGGCCATGCTGGACGGCACCCTGGCAGGCCTGAGCCGCCTCGTGGCGTCGGCGGAGGCCCAGGTGGGCATTCGCCTGCAACTGGACACCCTGGTGTATGAACTGCTGGCCAGTGCCCCCGAGCAGCGCCTGGGATTGCAACTGGCGGGCGAACTGCGCCACGTCACCCCGGAGCGCCGCGCCGCGTTTGAGCAGAGTTACCGCCGCGTCTGGGTGGGCGGCCTGAGCGCGCTGTTCGAGGCGGCCTCGGCGCGCGGCGAACTGCGCCAGGACCTGCCCCCGG is a genomic window containing:
- a CDS encoding phospholipase A2, with amino-acid sequence MRRTLVPAVFLSALLAACGQTTPTAQGAADSAVSAYAARPELQDAESQAILARYGNDPGLLTALQEAYGERPTALTLPQVPALTGLDYASDRLAYIKRVGWGTVSNYNSQYSAYAGTAAPYTGLDWGRDGCSAPDGLGLGYREDFRPACNVHDFAYRNLKVYQRTDANRKTSDEVFHTNMKAICAAKSWYARPACYSAAYAYYQGVRVGGSSSF
- a CDS encoding TetR/AcrR family transcriptional regulator, coding for MTVPPLSVPAAPDTTRARIQQEAARLFVQSGYHGVSMREVAEAVGVTKPALYHHYADKEALFLAMLDGTLAGLSRLVASAEAQVGIRLQLDTLVYELLASAPEQRLGLQLAGELRHVTPERRAAFEQSYRRVWVGGLSALFEAASARGELRQDLPPALLTRAFLALTYPLVTGTPPADPQGTARALLTVFLDGAASR